One window of Edaphobacter dinghuensis genomic DNA carries:
- a CDS encoding TauD/TfdA family dioxygenase translates to MIMIPFVIASSSQETLSQQIASNRQTIDNTIRELGAVLLRGFNISTEPQFQEIVTLLCGQPLNYMYRSTPRTDLGHGIYTATEYPAGLSIPLHNENAYQRDWPLLIMFCCIEPAADKAGQTPIADTIRVTNRIPKMIQDVFREKEIMYIRNYHQSVDLPWQVVFQTQSRDMVDKYCEEHEIETVWFPDGALQTRQICQAFANHPVSESCIWFNQAHLFHPSALDGRTRAALGEMFTEDRFPRNATFGDGSRIDEEMLAEIRTAFEAEKVLFEWRKGDVLVLDNMRVSHGRTPFKGKRRILTAMGRPYSAYIK, encoded by the coding sequence ATGATCATGATACCTTTCGTCATCGCATCTAGTTCGCAGGAGACCCTGTCACAACAGATTGCTAGCAATCGACAGACGATTGACAACACGATAAGGGAACTCGGTGCCGTACTTCTTCGGGGCTTTAATATATCAACGGAGCCCCAATTCCAAGAGATCGTCACGCTTTTGTGTGGCCAGCCGCTTAATTACATGTACCGATCAACGCCGAGGACAGATTTAGGTCACGGTATCTACACAGCAACGGAGTACCCTGCTGGTTTATCAATACCGCTCCACAATGAGAACGCATACCAGAGGGACTGGCCTCTGCTAATTATGTTTTGCTGCATAGAGCCTGCGGCCGATAAGGCAGGACAAACGCCAATCGCCGACACCATTCGCGTGACGAACAGAATACCCAAGATGATACAGGATGTCTTTCGCGAGAAGGAGATTATGTATATCAGGAACTATCATCAGAGCGTTGATTTACCCTGGCAGGTCGTATTCCAAACCCAGTCACGCGATATGGTTGATAAGTATTGCGAAGAACATGAAATCGAAACCGTGTGGTTTCCGGATGGAGCATTGCAAACGCGACAAATCTGCCAAGCGTTTGCTAACCACCCAGTATCTGAATCGTGTATTTGGTTTAATCAAGCACACCTCTTTCATCCTTCCGCACTGGACGGCCGGACGCGGGCAGCTCTTGGTGAAATGTTCACCGAGGATCGTTTTCCAAGAAACGCTACTTTTGGGGATGGTTCTCGAATAGATGAAGAAATGCTCGCCGAAATAAGAACTGCATTTGAAGCAGAGAAAGTTTTGTTCGAATGGCGAAAGGGTGATGTCTTAGTTCTAGATAACATGCGCGTTTCGCATGGGAGAACACCATTTAAAGGCAAAAGGCGAATCCTCACGGCTATGGGTCGGCCCTATTCAGCATACATCAAATAA
- a CDS encoding glycosyltransferase has translation MKRRTIGYASQNYASHSRVSALYQSIIRERWDVVSAVKTADELASLDLVILHIEPHDYAAIYKEYPGLSRKYVISYCVWEADKLPEPYRASLSLVQEVWTPSEYCKSVIEQYHDRVYCIPHCIERDGGYSQIEFDRVREIIRPRDDDFFFLNMGATGDKRKNIKALINSFRSCADQIPQARLILKAPLSDSTTSDQRITTITNFLSDGEVNALYAISNVYVSTHHGEGWGLTLSDAMLLGIPAIATGYSGNLHYMTEDNAFLIPSEERNIETDDCFGLFSGNMKWAYPRLDDIASNMVFVAEHYDNDIVIQRALQAKRDVLRFNRQQIRELIHGRLSDLLAERQ, from the coding sequence ATGAAACGACGTACAATTGGTTACGCAAGCCAGAATTACGCAAGTCATAGCCGAGTCAGCGCCTTATACCAGTCAATTATCAGAGAGCGCTGGGACGTTGTGTCAGCGGTAAAAACAGCCGATGAGCTCGCATCGCTCGATCTCGTAATCTTGCATATAGAACCTCATGATTATGCTGCAATCTATAAGGAATATCCTGGATTAAGCCGGAAATATGTAATTAGTTATTGCGTATGGGAAGCCGACAAGCTACCCGAGCCGTATCGAGCGTCACTTTCTCTAGTCCAGGAAGTGTGGACCCCTTCGGAATATTGCAAATCGGTCATTGAACAGTATCATGATCGCGTCTATTGCATTCCCCATTGCATAGAGCGAGACGGAGGTTATTCGCAAATCGAGTTCGATCGTGTAAGAGAGATTATTCGCCCTCGTGACGACGATTTTTTCTTCTTGAATATGGGTGCCACCGGTGACAAGCGGAAGAATATCAAGGCTTTAATCAACTCATTCCGCAGCTGCGCGGATCAAATTCCGCAAGCCCGGCTAATACTGAAGGCTCCGCTGTCGGATTCGACCACTTCCGATCAACGCATCACAACGATTACCAACTTCCTATCAGACGGAGAAGTGAATGCGCTATACGCGATATCTAACGTATACGTAAGCACTCATCATGGCGAAGGATGGGGACTAACTCTATCCGACGCAATGCTTCTCGGCATACCTGCAATAGCTACCGGCTACTCGGGGAACCTTCACTACATGACAGAAGACAATGCATTTTTAATTCCTTCGGAGGAGAGGAATATCGAGACGGATGATTGCTTCGGATTATTCTCGGGAAATATGAAGTGGGCATATCCACGTCTCGACGACATTGCATCAAATATGGTCTTTGTGGCGGAACACTATGACAATGACATAGTGATTCAGAGAGCTCTCCAAGCAAAGCGCGACGTGCTGCGCTTCAATAGGCAGCAAATACGGGAGTTGATCCATGGTCGGCTAAGCGACTTGCTTGCAGAAAGACAATAA
- a CDS encoding ABC transporter permease, with protein sequence MNWLKQLFSRRRRYDELSETIREHLDEKIADLMEHGMTQDKAERAARREFGNVTRIEERSREVWQWPTLEGAWADVKFALRQLRKSPGFTIVALLTLALGIGANTAIFSVVNSVLLRPLPFHDPSRLMMLDEKWLPRFSHFEAPPQDFMAWREQSKSFNQLGAFVSMAFNLSEGDRSERISGERVTANLPDLLGIKPILGRTFTPQEDTAGNDHVILLGYNLWKRQFSGSANVLGSTVKLNDVDFTVIGVMPASFSFPHDAEIWKPMGLTAEDLDGGHFLWGIGRLKQNVTPEQAQAEMDAIMPRLRTPQFWSVNVFPLTTYYTGELKTPLYVLLGATGLVLLIACVNVAGLLLARGSAREPEIALRTSLGASQRRIVQQLLTEGFVLALAGGILGTSFAFIGVTAISKSPLVNVPEFDKISVDHTVLLFTILLTTITGLLFGSLPAIRLSSTNLFDPLKSGSKASAGGKRTTLRSILVVSEVAFSLVLLTGSSLVLKSFWHLLQVDTGFNPENIVTANVNLPSIKYQKPYQQAQFAEALVEHLIRLPDVRQAAISSGLPFKDAPDAGIRIDGRPIGASDSGTTANYYRVTPQYFRSMEIPLLQGRFFDQQDAANHIPVAIINETMAKRFFPSENPIGKSIDISGPTYLRQIVGVVGDVKQTGLKAAVSPQIYEPFAQKPSSSFSVIVRGPNSETLATAIRQQVSALDAELPVSKVTTMKETVASSMTGDKFAAILLGIFSSLALMLAAVGIYGVIAYSVLQRMQEFGIRMAIGAGRGDILRIVFRHGLLLTATGMFAGIGGALLLTRLLTRLLFQVSPFDVTSFASSVVLLGAISVAAFLIPAVRAARLNPMNVLRGE encoded by the coding sequence ATGAACTGGCTCAAGCAACTGTTCTCTCGTCGCCGTCGCTACGACGAACTTTCAGAGACGATCCGCGAACATCTCGACGAAAAGATCGCAGACCTGATGGAACACGGCATGACACAGGATAAAGCAGAACGCGCAGCCCGGCGCGAGTTCGGCAACGTCACGCGGATCGAAGAACGCAGCAGAGAAGTGTGGCAGTGGCCAACGCTGGAAGGCGCATGGGCAGACGTTAAGTTTGCACTAAGGCAATTACGCAAATCCCCTGGATTCACTATTGTCGCCCTATTAACTCTTGCCCTTGGCATCGGAGCCAACACCGCAATTTTTAGCGTGGTAAATAGCGTGCTTCTACGCCCTCTGCCTTTCCATGATCCTTCACGGCTCATGATGCTCGACGAGAAATGGTTGCCGCGCTTCTCGCATTTTGAGGCACCGCCTCAGGATTTTATGGCCTGGAGAGAACAGAGTAAGTCCTTTAACCAACTCGGCGCTTTTGTGAGCATGGCATTCAACCTTTCCGAGGGGGACAGGTCTGAGCGCATTTCGGGCGAGCGCGTTACAGCCAATTTGCCTGACCTTTTGGGAATAAAGCCCATCTTAGGCCGGACATTCACACCGCAAGAAGACACGGCAGGCAACGATCACGTTATCCTGCTCGGTTACAACCTGTGGAAACGGCAATTCTCCGGCAGCGCCAATGTGCTCGGATCTACCGTCAAGCTCAATGACGTTGACTTCACTGTTATTGGAGTAATGCCTGCAAGCTTCAGCTTTCCTCATGATGCTGAGATTTGGAAGCCTATGGGCCTCACCGCAGAAGATCTCGATGGAGGTCACTTTCTCTGGGGTATTGGCCGCCTCAAGCAAAATGTCACCCCCGAACAGGCTCAAGCAGAAATGGACGCCATCATGCCACGCCTGCGAACGCCGCAGTTCTGGAGTGTGAACGTATTCCCGCTCACCACGTATTACACCGGTGAACTCAAAACCCCACTGTATGTGTTGCTAGGTGCCACGGGGTTGGTGCTTCTCATTGCCTGTGTAAATGTCGCTGGTTTACTACTGGCGCGTGGTTCAGCCAGAGAACCAGAGATTGCGCTGCGAACATCCCTGGGCGCAAGTCAAAGGCGCATCGTTCAACAACTTCTGACAGAAGGTTTCGTGCTTGCACTGGCAGGAGGCATATTGGGGACTTCCTTTGCATTTATCGGCGTCACGGCTATCAGTAAGTCCCCCCTCGTTAACGTTCCAGAATTCGATAAGATCAGCGTAGACCATACGGTGTTGTTGTTCACAATCCTGCTGACAACAATAACCGGGCTGCTATTTGGATCACTGCCTGCCATACGGCTATCCAGCACAAATCTCTTTGATCCCCTCAAGTCTGGAAGCAAAGCTTCAGCGGGAGGCAAGCGGACCACTCTTCGCAGTATTTTAGTCGTGTCAGAAGTAGCTTTTTCCCTAGTACTTCTTACTGGTTCCAGCCTCGTGCTGAAGAGCTTCTGGCACCTGCTTCAAGTCGATACCGGGTTTAATCCAGAAAACATAGTGACGGCCAACGTCAATCTTCCATCTATCAAGTATCAAAAGCCGTATCAACAAGCTCAGTTTGCCGAAGCTCTTGTTGAGCACCTCATAAGGCTTCCGGATGTTCGACAAGCTGCTATATCGTCCGGTCTCCCTTTCAAGGATGCTCCGGATGCCGGTATCCGTATTGATGGCCGTCCGATTGGAGCAAGCGACTCAGGAACCACGGCAAACTACTACCGCGTCACACCGCAATACTTCCGTTCGATGGAAATTCCCTTGCTACAGGGACGCTTCTTCGATCAGCAGGACGCAGCAAATCACATTCCAGTCGCAATCATTAACGAAACGATGGCCAAGCGCTTTTTCCCATCGGAAAACCCTATCGGGAAAAGCATAGACATCTCAGGACCGACCTACCTTCGCCAGATTGTCGGAGTCGTAGGGGATGTTAAACAGACTGGCCTGAAAGCAGCCGTAAGCCCACAGATCTATGAACCTTTCGCTCAAAAACCATCGTCCTCCTTCAGCGTCATTGTTCGTGGACCTAATAGCGAAACGCTTGCCACGGCGATACGTCAACAGGTTTCAGCATTGGACGCAGAGCTTCCAGTATCGAAGGTTACGACGATGAAGGAAACAGTTGCGAGTTCTATGACCGGAGACAAATTTGCGGCAATCCTGCTCGGCATCTTTTCTTCACTTGCTCTGATGCTTGCAGCGGTCGGGATTTATGGGGTGATTGCATATTCAGTTCTTCAGCGGATGCAGGAGTTTGGAATTCGCATGGCTATAGGCGCGGGACGCGGGGATATTTTACGGATTGTCTTTCGTCATGGTTTGCTCTTGACCGCTACGGGAATGTTCGCTGGTATCGGTGGCGCACTCCTTCTCACCCGATTGCTTACCCGTTTGCTATTTCAGGTCAGCCCATTCGATGTGACAAGCTTTGCGTCATCAGTTGTTCTACTTGGAGCAATCTCGGTCGCCGCATTTCTCATCCCCGCTGTTCGTGCAGCACGTCTCAACCCTATGAATGTACTTCGTGGGGAATAG
- a CDS encoding ABC transporter permease: protein MRQLSRSPAFAATAIFVLAIGIGANTGIFTLMHALLLKSLPIPDPDSLVRISVNGDSPDPGANGMPLNLFLMQSLQRQAKSFSGIFGWSSSDVVLTENGVSRIYPGAIVSGNTFQVLGLAPAEGRFLMPADDQTGGGTDGWAIVLSHRFWVQHYHEDSSVIGKQITLSGQSVTVVGIAPSGFDGVLVGTNPDFYMPLAFEPLVHGKESLLHSTGSLWLTAWGRLKPGISQANALAEMSHLFEAVMRETAPSMRSRLVQNHARFVVVLGRTG, encoded by the coding sequence ATGCGACAACTATCAAGATCTCCGGCTTTTGCAGCAACTGCAATTTTTGTCCTTGCTATCGGGATCGGGGCCAATACCGGCATATTCACCCTGATGCACGCATTGCTACTCAAGAGCCTGCCGATCCCCGATCCGGACAGCCTCGTCCGCATCTCTGTCAATGGAGACTCCCCTGATCCCGGTGCGAATGGGATGCCATTAAATCTTTTCCTCATGCAGTCTCTGCAGCGCCAAGCGAAGTCCTTCTCCGGGATATTCGGCTGGAGTTCCAGCGACGTGGTGCTGACCGAAAATGGTGTCTCCCGCATTTACCCGGGGGCTATCGTGAGTGGAAATACATTTCAGGTATTGGGGCTGGCGCCTGCGGAAGGCAGGTTCTTGATGCCTGCGGACGATCAGACGGGCGGCGGCACTGATGGCTGGGCTATCGTCCTCAGCCATCGATTCTGGGTGCAGCATTATCACGAGGACTCGTCAGTCATTGGAAAGCAGATCACACTGTCTGGACAAAGCGTTACGGTTGTCGGGATTGCTCCATCGGGTTTTGACGGCGTGCTTGTTGGGACAAATCCTGATTTCTATATGCCGCTGGCATTCGAACCCCTCGTACATGGGAAGGAATCACTTTTGCATAGTACCGGCAGTCTCTGGCTTACTGCCTGGGGCCGCCTTAAGCCAGGTATCAGCCAGGCAAATGCTCTCGCAGAAATGTCCCATCTCTTCGAAGCCGTTATGAGGGAAACGGCTCCATCCATGCGAAGCAGGCTTGTCCAAAATCATGCCCGATTCGTGGTTGTCCTGGGCCGGACAGGCTAG
- a CDS encoding permease prefix domain 1-containing protein, protein MRWLRSSFSRHRRYDELSESIREHLDEKIADLTDRGMTQEEAERTARREFGNVTRIEEHS, encoded by the coding sequence ATGCGCTGGCTCAGATCGTCATTCTCTCGCCATCGTCGCTATGACGAACTCTCAGAGTCTATCCGTGAACACCTTGACGAGAAGATCGCTGATCTCACGGACCGGGGCATGACGCAAGAAGAAGCAGAGCGAACCGCGCGCCGCGAGTTCGGCAACGTAACGCGGATAGAAGAGCATAGCTGA
- a CDS encoding siderophore-interacting protein, with amino-acid sequence MSPIPEFLSNAVQKIFFRCAIVTDVEALTGHFRLVTVAGPALIGETWIPGQKVQFHLGNLVTRTYTPTAWNPDKGIAQFLMFLHGNGPGSDWAASLQKGDPCQFIGPRSSLNFADIKGPSLFFGDETSIGAAQALASSNTGNRQAHYVFEVSSSIESEEVLRRAGLTNTKLVQRTADETHLHEVDKLLASTATSLGLPQWILTGRAQSIQTLRKLLRARRMLFSKLNVKAYWANGKTGLD; translated from the coding sequence ATGTCACCGATCCCCGAGTTTTTAAGCAATGCAGTTCAGAAGATTTTCTTTCGGTGCGCAATCGTGACGGATGTCGAAGCCTTGACTGGTCATTTCCGCCTGGTAACGGTGGCGGGGCCAGCCCTGATCGGCGAAACCTGGATTCCCGGACAGAAGGTGCAGTTTCATCTCGGGAATCTCGTCACTCGTACCTATACTCCCACCGCATGGAATCCGGACAAAGGTATTGCGCAATTCCTGATGTTTCTTCATGGCAATGGACCGGGCTCGGATTGGGCGGCCTCGCTGCAGAAGGGAGACCCCTGTCAATTTATAGGCCCGCGAAGTTCTCTTAACTTCGCAGACATCAAGGGGCCATCCTTATTTTTTGGAGATGAGACCTCAATCGGAGCTGCCCAGGCTCTCGCCAGTAGCAACACTGGAAATCGCCAGGCGCATTATGTGTTCGAAGTCTCGTCGTCCATCGAGTCCGAGGAGGTCCTGCGCCGAGCAGGCCTGACGAACACAAAGCTCGTTCAACGGACAGCGGATGAGACCCATCTTCATGAGGTCGATAAACTCCTCGCGAGCACAGCAACAAGTCTTGGTCTGCCCCAGTGGATTCTGACCGGGAGAGCACAGTCTATTCAGACTCTCCGCAAGCTGCTTCGCGCACGGAGGATGCTCTTCTCCAAGCTGAACGTAAAAGCCTATTGGGCCAATGGGAAAACCGGCCTCGATTGA
- a CDS encoding class I SAM-dependent methyltransferase has protein sequence MLTSKLCVKNDFSEPWFIPWRESMKHDANGIQLGGRFLHRKEWEFVTVCQALEERGMLGPGKRGLGFAVGLEPLPSIFANRGCTITATDHETDSDGAWDGQWASDLGALNNPDICEPSIFHKNVTLRRIDMNNLPADLNGYDFSWSCCALEHLGSLQKGLEFLHSQMRCLRPGGVAVHTTEYNLLSNDATLTEGPTVVYRQRDLSELQYRLEKQGHSLEPMNMDIGNSMEDWFIAHQPWEDTTKNLSHLRLLIGRNICTSVLLIATKSRA, from the coding sequence ATGCTAACAAGTAAACTCTGCGTAAAGAACGATTTTTCTGAGCCTTGGTTTATTCCTTGGCGCGAAAGCATGAAGCATGATGCCAACGGCATCCAACTTGGCGGACGTTTTCTACATCGCAAAGAGTGGGAATTCGTTACAGTTTGCCAAGCTCTCGAAGAGAGAGGAATGTTGGGACCGGGCAAACGTGGTCTCGGTTTTGCTGTTGGCCTGGAGCCATTGCCATCAATATTCGCAAACAGGGGCTGCACGATAACCGCCACGGACCACGAGACCGACTCCGACGGCGCGTGGGACGGTCAATGGGCGTCCGATCTTGGAGCTCTCAACAACCCCGATATCTGCGAACCCTCCATATTCCACAAAAATGTGACGCTACGACGTATTGATATGAATAATCTGCCCGCAGACCTTAACGGCTATGACTTCTCGTGGTCGTGTTGTGCACTCGAGCACTTGGGAAGTCTACAAAAAGGTCTTGAGTTTCTGCATTCCCAAATGCGGTGCTTGAGACCCGGCGGTGTTGCAGTCCACACGACAGAATATAATCTCTTGTCGAACGACGCCACGCTCACCGAAGGACCAACGGTAGTTTATCGACAGAGAGACCTAAGCGAATTGCAGTACCGCCTTGAGAAGCAAGGTCACAGCCTCGAGCCTATGAACATGGATATAGGAAATAGCATGGAGGATTGGTTTATAGCGCATCAACCATGGGAAGACACAACGAAAAATCTCTCTCATCTCCGCTTATTGATTGGCCGTAACATCTGCACGTCTGTACTATTAATTGCGACCAAAAGTCGCGCCTGA
- a CDS encoding HU family DNA-binding protein, which produces MALSKTELVRMISEKTGVQGKQVSEVLALLAEIAISETKQSGEFTVPGLGKLVKSERAARVGRNPATGESIQIPAKTTIKFRVAKAASDAIDAIV; this is translated from the coding sequence TTGGCATTATCGAAGACAGAATTGGTGCGCATGATCTCTGAAAAGACCGGCGTTCAAGGCAAACAAGTTTCAGAAGTCCTGGCCCTGCTGGCCGAAATCGCTATCAGTGAAACGAAGCAAAGCGGTGAGTTCACCGTTCCCGGTCTAGGCAAACTCGTAAAGTCAGAGCGGGCCGCCCGCGTGGGCCGCAACCCGGCTACAGGCGAATCGATTCAGATCCCCGCGAAGACAACGATCAAGTTCCGCGTTGCGAAAGCGGCGTCGGATGCCATAGACGCGATTGTCTAG
- a CDS encoding FtsX-like permease family protein, protein MTFIIHAHTLTEADSAYRNVLHELAPTSPEAEPKAFAVQFNDAISVERLLSVLSNFFAALVLLLSCVGIYGLTASYVDQRTTEIGVCMAFGATRMAVFNMVMKQTVALLALGTVAGGCLAILAVHSVKAFLFQVNAASPVLFGMAVLTLFLSSFMAAALPARRAVSIDPAQALRAE, encoded by the coding sequence ATGACCTTTATCATCCATGCCCATACACTCACGGAAGCCGACTCAGCCTATAGGAACGTGCTTCACGAACTCGCTCCCACCAGCCCCGAAGCTGAGCCGAAAGCGTTCGCCGTGCAATTCAACGATGCCATCTCGGTAGAGAGGTTGTTATCTGTACTATCGAACTTCTTTGCCGCGCTGGTGCTGCTTCTGAGCTGCGTCGGCATTTACGGCTTGACGGCCTCGTATGTAGATCAGCGGACCACAGAAATCGGCGTTTGTATGGCGTTCGGCGCTACTCGTATGGCTGTTTTCAATATGGTCATGAAGCAGACAGTCGCGCTGTTGGCACTTGGCACCGTGGCAGGCGGATGCTTGGCGATTCTCGCTGTTCACTCGGTGAAAGCATTTCTGTTTCAGGTGAATGCCGCCAGCCCCGTTCTGTTTGGAATGGCTGTTTTGACTTTGTTTCTAAGCAGCTTTATGGCGGCTGCACTGCCTGCGCGAAGGGCAGTTTCCATCGATCCCGCGCAAGCCTTGCGCGCTGAATAA
- a CDS encoding FTR1 family iron permease — protein sequence MDEILCAHKYDRFSLILIMNARVPPHAGSNGSHHRAKYAIWIGLAALGLVFAAMVWEISRPSGSPDPTVRGATKSSVILDIGVLVFREGLECVLVLAAITAGLTGDQERYRRPVAIGAGIGFGATLITWSVAVRILADLAKKVSALALQAATGLLAIVVLLIVMNWFFHKLYWTGWISLHNRRKRSLLEETTKQSGRRNVLLGFALLGFSSFYREGVEVVLFLQSYRLRLGNEPVLYGVLLGSILSAAVAALTFVAHRRLPYKRMLVLTGALLAVVLFVMVGEQAQEMQLAHWLPTTSIPGLVDRIPSWAGLWFSIFPTVETLTGQTLALAVVLGSYFLAQRQLRSTIRI from the coding sequence TTGGATGAAATTTTGTGCGCTCACAAATACGACCGATTTAGTCTTATATTGATTATGAACGCTCGGGTACCACCTCATGCCGGGTCAAACGGTTCTCACCACAGAGCCAAATACGCTATTTGGATTGGCCTGGCTGCATTAGGACTGGTTTTCGCCGCCATGGTCTGGGAAATATCTCGTCCTTCTGGCAGCCCTGATCCGACCGTGCGGGGAGCAACAAAGTCTTCCGTCATCCTCGACATTGGAGTGCTCGTATTCCGGGAAGGGCTGGAGTGCGTCCTGGTGCTGGCCGCAATCACCGCCGGACTGACCGGCGACCAGGAACGATACCGCCGCCCTGTGGCTATAGGAGCCGGGATCGGCTTTGGGGCGACATTGATCACGTGGTCGGTGGCTGTCCGTATCCTCGCGGATCTTGCTAAGAAGGTTTCCGCTCTTGCACTGCAGGCCGCCACCGGCTTGCTGGCTATCGTCGTTCTCCTGATCGTCATGAACTGGTTTTTCCATAAGCTCTACTGGACGGGATGGATATCGCTCCATAACAGGCGCAAACGAAGCCTCCTCGAGGAGACGACAAAGCAGTCAGGAAGAAGAAATGTTTTGTTAGGATTTGCTTTGCTCGGATTCTCCTCTTTCTACCGGGAGGGTGTGGAGGTTGTTCTCTTCCTGCAAAGCTATCGGCTGAGATTGGGAAACGAGCCGGTGCTTTACGGTGTACTGCTTGGCTCGATACTGTCGGCGGCGGTTGCGGCCCTTACCTTTGTCGCTCACCGAAGACTGCCCTATAAGAGGATGCTCGTGTTGACGGGCGCCTTGCTTGCCGTCGTGCTCTTTGTGATGGTTGGAGAGCAGGCGCAGGAGATGCAACTGGCTCATTGGCTTCCAACGACATCCATACCTGGGCTGGTGGATAGAATTCCGTCTTGGGCCGGATTGTGGTTTTCAATCTTTCCGACGGTAGAAACACTCACCGGGCAGACTCTCGCGCTGGCTGTGGTGCTTGGCTCGTATTTTCTTGCGCAAAGACAGCTCCGCTCGACCATTAGGATTTGA